A window of Dromiciops gliroides isolate mDroGli1 chromosome X, mDroGli1.pri, whole genome shotgun sequence contains these coding sequences:
- the AVPR2 gene encoding vasopressin V2 receptor: MLRVSTASAVPGTLSNDSLPGNTSSNSSEPRNPWLAQAEVALLAAMFVSVTLSNVLVLGALARRGRRGRWAPMHVFIGHLCLADLAVALFQVLPQLAWDITDRFQGPDFLCRIIKYLQMVGMYASSYMILAMTLDRHRAICRPMLAFRHGGSRWNRPILLAWALSLLFSLPQIFIFSQREIEDEPGTIDCWALFIQPWGLRAYVTWIALMVFVAPAAGIAACQVLIFREIHASLSPRASGVGPSEGARVSAAMAKTVRMTLVIVIVYVLCWAPFFLVQLWSVWDPQAPLEGPPFVLLMLLASLNSFTNPWIYASFSSSVSSELRSLLCCSRAPALASLSAPDDSCITASSSLTKDTSS, translated from the exons ATGCTGAGAGTTTCCACGGCATCAG cAGTCCCTGGGACCCTCTCCAATGACAGTCTCCCCGGCAACACCAGCAGCAACAGCAGTGAACCTCGGAACCCATGGTTGGCCCAGGCTGAGGTGGCCCTGCTGGCGGCCATGTTTGTGAGTGTGACTCTGAGCAACGTATTGGTGCTGGGGGCCCTGGCGCGCAGGGGCAGGCGAGGCCGCTGGGCCCCCATGCACGTCTTCATCGGCCACCTGTGTCTGGCTGATCTGGCTGTGGCCCTATTCCAGGTGCTCCCACAGCTGGCCTGGGACATCACAGACCGCTTCCAGGGCCCCGACTTCCTATGCCGAATCATCAAGTACCTGCAGATGGTGGGCATGTACGCTTCCTCCTACATGATCCTCGCCATGACCCTGGACCGCCATCGAGCCATCTGCCGCCCCATGTTGGCATTCCGCCACGGTGGGTCCCGCTGGAATAGACCCATCCTGCTTGCGTGGGCACTCTCCCTACTCTTCAGCCTGCCTCAGATCTTCATCTTCAGCCAGCGTGAGATAGAGGATGAGCCTGGCACCATCGACTGCTGGGCCCTCTTTATCCAGCCCTGGGGGCTCCGGGCCTATGTCACTTGGATCGCCTTAATGGTGTTTGTGGCACCAGCTGCAGGCATTGCTGCCTGCCAGGTGCTCATCTTCCGAGAGATCCACGCCAGCCTGTCCCCGAGGGCGAGCGGCGTGGGCCCCAGTGAGGGTGCCCGGGTCTCGGCAGCCATGGCCAAGACAGTGAGAATGACCTTGGTGATAGTGATTGTGTATGTGCTATGTTGGGCACCCTTCTTCCTGGTACAGCTGTGGTCGGTGTGGGACCCCCAGGCACCTCTAGAAG GGCCACCCTTTGTGTTGCTCATGCTCCTGGCCAGCCTCAACAGCTTCACCAACCCCTGGATCTATGCCTCATTCAGCAGCAGCGTCTCCTCTGAGCTGCGTAGCCTCCTCTGCTGCTCCCGGGCACCGGCTTTGGCCAGCCTCAGTGCCCCTGATG